Proteins found in one Limnohabitans sp. TEGF004 genomic segment:
- the odhB gene encoding 2-oxoglutarate dehydrogenase complex dihydrolipoyllysine-residue succinyltransferase has product MAIIEVKVPQLSESVAEATMLQWKKKVGESVAADEILIDIETDKVVLEVPAPAAGVLCEIVVADGGTVAAEQLIARIDTDGKVGAVAAPAAAAPAAAPAAAAPAAAAAASSSKAGVAMPAAAKLMADNNLAAGSVSGTGKDGRVTKGDVLSAVAGGVQSTAAVIPTGAPAKSLPQVAAPVVALGDRPEQRVPMTRLRARVAERLLQSQSTNAILTTFNEINMAPVMDMRKRMQERFEKEHGCKLGFMSFFVKAAVHALKKFPVLNASVDGNDIVYHGYFDIGIAVGSPRGLVVPILRNADQMSFADIEKKIAEFGVKARDGKLGLEEMTGGTFSISNGGTFGSMMSTPIINPPQSAILGVHATKDRAMVENGQVVVRPMNYFAMSYDHRIIDGREAVLGLVAMKEALEDPARLLFDI; this is encoded by the coding sequence ATGGCAATCATCGAAGTAAAAGTTCCTCAGCTGTCCGAATCCGTGGCCGAAGCCACCATGCTGCAATGGAAAAAGAAAGTGGGCGAGTCAGTTGCTGCTGACGAAATCTTGATCGACATCGAGACTGACAAAGTGGTGCTCGAAGTGCCCGCACCAGCTGCTGGCGTGTTGTGCGAAATCGTGGTCGCTGATGGCGGCACAGTGGCTGCTGAGCAGCTCATCGCTCGCATCGACACCGATGGCAAAGTTGGCGCAGTTGCCGCTCCCGCAGCCGCAGCACCTGCTGCCGCACCAGCCGCTGCTGCTCCTGCAGCAGCTGCAGCTGCTTCTAGCAGCAAAGCCGGCGTGGCCATGCCCGCTGCAGCCAAACTGATGGCTGACAACAACTTGGCTGCCGGCTCTGTGTCTGGCACAGGCAAAGACGGTCGCGTTACCAAAGGTGATGTGTTGTCTGCTGTGGCTGGTGGTGTGCAATCCACTGCTGCTGTGATTCCTACTGGCGCACCTGCCAAGTCACTGCCACAAGTTGCGGCACCTGTCGTGGCTTTGGGTGACCGCCCAGAGCAACGCGTGCCCATGACACGTCTGCGTGCTCGCGTGGCTGAGCGTTTGTTGCAATCGCAATCGACCAACGCCATCCTGACCACGTTCAACGAAATCAACATGGCTCCCGTCATGGACATGCGCAAGCGCATGCAAGAGCGTTTCGAAAAAGAACACGGTTGCAAGTTGGGCTTCATGAGCTTCTTCGTCAAAGCTGCAGTGCACGCCTTGAAGAAGTTCCCCGTGTTGAACGCTTCGGTCGACGGCAATGACATCGTCTACCACGGCTACTTCGACATCGGTATCGCTGTGGGCTCGCCACGCGGTCTGGTGGTGCCAATTTTGCGCAACGCCGATCAAATGAGCTTTGCCGACATCGAGAAGAAAATTGCTGAATTCGGCGTGAAAGCGCGTGATGGCAAGTTGGGCTTGGAAGAAATGACCGGCGGTACTTTCTCTATCTCCAACGGCGGTACTTTCGGCTCCATGATGTCGACCCCGATCATCAACCCACCACAGTCTGCGATTTTGGGCGTGCACGCGACCAAAGACCGCGCTATGGTGGAAAACGGCCAAGTGGTGGTTCGCCCCATGAACTACTTCGCGATGTCGTATGACCACCGCATCATTGACGGCCGCGAAGCTGTCTTGGGTCTGGTGGCGATGAAAGAAGCGCTGGAAGATCCAGCTCGCTTGCTGTTCGACATTTAA
- the lpdA gene encoding dihydrolipoyl dehydrogenase — translation MSKQFDVVVIGGGPGGYIAAIRAAQLGFQVACIDEWKNAAGGPAPGGTCTNVGCIPSKALLQSSEHFDHANHHFAEHGITAKDVKMDVAKMIARKDNVVKQNNDGILYLFKKNKVTFFHGRGSFAGKAESGYTINVAGKTEESITAKQVIIATGSNARALPGTPFDEVNVLSNDGALRVGAVPKKLALIGSGVIGLEMGSVWRRLGADVTILEGLPTFLGAVDEQIAKEAKKAFDKQGLKIELGVKVGEIVNGKKGVTVNYTNAKGEAIVLDADKLIVSIGRVPNTIGLNAEAIGLQLDERGAIVVDGDCKTNVPGVWAVGDVVRGPMLAHKAEEEGVAVAERMAGQHGHVNFNTIPWVIYTSPEIAWVGRTEQQLKADGVAYKAGTFPFLANGRARALGDTTGMVKFLADATTDEILGVHMVGPQVSELISEAVVAMEFKASAEDIARICHAHPSLSEATKEAALAVDKRTLNF, via the coding sequence ATGAGTAAACAATTCGACGTCGTCGTCATTGGTGGTGGTCCCGGTGGCTACATCGCAGCGATTCGTGCTGCACAACTCGGTTTCCAAGTCGCTTGTATCGACGAATGGAAAAACGCAGCCGGTGGCCCAGCGCCCGGTGGCACATGTACCAACGTGGGTTGCATTCCCTCTAAGGCTTTGCTGCAGTCCAGCGAACACTTTGACCATGCCAACCATCACTTCGCAGAGCACGGCATCACTGCCAAGGACGTGAAGATGGATGTGGCCAAGATGATTGCCCGCAAGGACAACGTTGTGAAACAAAACAATGATGGCATCTTGTACCTGTTCAAGAAAAACAAAGTCACTTTCTTCCACGGTCGTGGCAGCTTTGCTGGCAAGGCTGAAAGCGGCTACACCATCAACGTGGCTGGCAAAACAGAAGAGTCCATCACAGCCAAGCAAGTCATCATCGCCACAGGCTCGAACGCCCGTGCGTTGCCCGGCACACCGTTTGACGAAGTCAACGTGTTGTCCAACGACGGTGCATTGCGCGTGGGCGCTGTACCTAAGAAGTTGGCCTTGATCGGCTCAGGCGTGATCGGTTTGGAGATGGGTTCTGTGTGGCGTCGACTCGGCGCTGACGTGACCATCCTCGAAGGCCTGCCCACATTCCTCGGCGCTGTGGACGAGCAAATTGCCAAAGAAGCCAAGAAAGCATTCGACAAGCAAGGCTTGAAGATCGAACTCGGCGTGAAAGTTGGCGAGATCGTCAACGGCAAGAAGGGCGTCACCGTCAACTACACCAACGCCAAAGGCGAAGCTATTGTGTTGGATGCTGACAAGCTCATCGTATCCATCGGACGCGTGCCTAACACCATCGGCTTGAACGCCGAAGCCATTGGCTTGCAACTCGACGAGCGCGGTGCGATTGTTGTGGACGGCGATTGCAAAACCAACGTGCCCGGCGTGTGGGCGGTGGGCGACGTGGTGCGTGGCCCGATGCTCGCGCACAAAGCCGAAGAAGAAGGCGTTGCTGTGGCAGAGCGCATGGCAGGCCAACACGGTCACGTCAACTTCAACACCATCCCTTGGGTCATCTACACTAGCCCCGAAATCGCTTGGGTGGGCCGCACTGAGCAACAGCTCAAGGCCGACGGTGTGGCGTACAAGGCCGGCACGTTCCCGTTCCTCGCGAACGGCCGTGCACGCGCTTTGGGCGACACCACCGGTATGGTCAAGTTCTTGGCCGATGCCACGACCGACGAAATCTTGGGCGTGCACATGGTGGGCCCACAGGTGTCAGAGTTGATCTCTGAAGCTGTGGTGGCGATGGAGTTCAAGGCTTCTGCCGAAGACATCGCACGCATTTGCCATGCACATCCTTCGTTGTCTGAGGCAACGAAAGAGGCTGCTTTGGCGGTGGATAAACGCACGTTGAATTTCTAA
- the zapE gene encoding cell division protein ZapE has product MSAKQPVHENYLKELEIRGFKSDPAQLRAIDALERCASEWAAYKEKRSNALKKMVNRPAIPRGVYMFGGVGRGKSFLMDCFFEAVPIKRKTRLHFHEFMREVHRELRELQGTVNPLDVLGKQMSKRYKLICFDEFHVADITDAMILHRLLDALFDNGVGFVTTSNFKPDDLYPGGMHRDRIMPAIALLNKELEIINVDNGTDYRRRTLEQVELYLRPLGEKADAAMTDAFNRLAECQDEDPVLHIEARQIKARRRAGGVVWFDFKDLCGGPRSQNDYLEIASQFHTVLLSDVPLMPVNKAAEARRFTWLVDVLYDRRVKLMLSAAVPPEELYTEGPMSHEFPRTVSRLNEMQSAEFLALERRTVDTGLT; this is encoded by the coding sequence ATGTCAGCCAAACAACCCGTCCACGAAAACTACCTCAAAGAACTCGAAATTCGAGGCTTCAAAAGCGACCCTGCGCAGTTGCGAGCGATTGATGCCCTAGAGCGTTGCGCCAGCGAGTGGGCCGCTTACAAAGAGAAGCGATCCAACGCGTTGAAGAAGATGGTCAACCGTCCCGCTATTCCGCGTGGCGTGTACATGTTTGGTGGGGTGGGGCGCGGCAAAAGCTTTTTGATGGATTGCTTTTTCGAGGCTGTGCCGATCAAGCGCAAAACCCGTTTGCATTTCCATGAGTTCATGCGTGAGGTGCACCGTGAGCTGCGTGAACTGCAAGGCACGGTCAACCCGCTGGATGTGTTGGGCAAACAAATGTCCAAGCGGTACAAGCTGATTTGCTTTGACGAATTTCACGTGGCCGACATCACGGACGCGATGATCTTGCATCGCTTGCTTGATGCCCTGTTTGACAACGGTGTGGGCTTTGTGACCACCTCTAACTTCAAGCCGGATGATTTGTACCCAGGCGGGATGCACCGCGATCGCATCATGCCGGCGATTGCGTTGCTCAACAAAGAGCTGGAAATCATCAACGTCGACAACGGTACTGACTACCGTCGTCGCACACTGGAGCAGGTAGAACTCTATTTACGCCCATTGGGTGAAAAGGCCGATGCGGCGATGACTGATGCCTTCAACCGCTTAGCCGAGTGCCAAGACGAAGACCCTGTGCTGCACATTGAGGCCCGCCAAATCAAAGCGCGTCGTCGCGCCGGTGGTGTGGTGTGGTTTGACTTCAAAGACTTGTGCGGTGGCCCTCGTTCGCAAAACGACTACTTAGAAATTGCCAGCCAATTTCATACGGTGCTCCTCAGCGATGTGCCACTCATGCCTGTGAACAAGGCTGCCGAAGCTCGCCGCTTCACTTGGCTGGTAGATGTGTTGTACGACCGTCGCGTCAAGCTCATGTTGTCAGCGGCTGTGCCCCCTGAAGAGTTGTACACCGAGGGCCCGATGTCGCACGAGTTCCCGCGTACGGTGTCTCGCTTGAACGAGATGCAATCGGCTGAGTTCTTGGCGTTGGAGCGTCGTACCGTGGATACGGGGTTGACATGA